The following coding sequences lie in one Amycolatopsis cihanbeyliensis genomic window:
- a CDS encoding MFS transporter: MVITRGAERLGFPRMRGLHRLAIGAAVDSLGSGIFVPFTIPYFLIVTDLELVSIGTALSVAALAGVPAGMMAGPLVDRFGATTIVVGSNLLHSVGFLGYLWVETPWQLALVAALIYWADGAWLPAQGSLVVELVGLDQQPRWFALIRSTRNAALGLGGIIAASVVGFGDAGYQALAMGNALSYLLVAVLIGTWPKARTRAGRRAAVARPRAVGGYRQVLRDRPFTLVVLANGCFVLAIFAIILLIPAYVGLTLPELAWLPGALYTVNTVLVVLAQPPVVRWTERRAETMVLRLAALVWIASFGVLAVSALLAPPLAVFVVFFGVVVFTAAELLFAPTSAAFVARLAPPTLRGRYLGTHQLSWGTATVVAPLLFTSLLSLGPVWPWLALIAICMTGWLLVGMARRRMEARPRHERT; encoded by the coding sequence ATGGTGATCACCCGGGGCGCGGAGCGACTCGGGTTCCCCCGGATGCGCGGGCTGCACCGGCTGGCGATCGGGGCCGCGGTGGACAGCCTCGGCAGCGGGATCTTCGTTCCGTTCACCATTCCGTACTTCCTGATCGTCACCGACCTCGAACTGGTCAGCATCGGCACCGCACTCTCGGTGGCCGCGCTGGCCGGTGTACCCGCGGGGATGATGGCCGGCCCGCTGGTGGACCGGTTCGGGGCCACCACCATCGTGGTCGGGTCGAACCTGTTGCACAGCGTGGGCTTCCTCGGATACCTGTGGGTGGAGACCCCCTGGCAGCTCGCGCTGGTGGCCGCGCTGATCTACTGGGCCGACGGAGCCTGGCTACCGGCGCAGGGCTCCCTCGTGGTCGAGTTGGTGGGACTGGACCAGCAGCCACGCTGGTTCGCCCTGATCCGCTCCACCCGCAACGCCGCACTCGGGCTCGGCGGGATCATCGCCGCCTCGGTCGTCGGGTTCGGGGACGCCGGCTACCAGGCGCTGGCGATGGGCAACGCGCTCAGTTACCTGCTGGTGGCCGTACTCATCGGCACCTGGCCGAAAGCACGTACCCGCGCCGGCAGGCGCGCCGCGGTGGCGCGACCGCGTGCGGTGGGCGGCTACCGCCAGGTGTTGCGGGACCGGCCGTTCACCCTGGTGGTGCTGGCCAACGGATGCTTCGTGCTCGCCATCTTCGCGATCATCCTGCTGATACCCGCGTACGTCGGCCTGACCCTGCCCGAACTCGCCTGGCTGCCAGGAGCCCTGTACACCGTCAACACAGTGCTCGTGGTGCTGGCGCAGCCGCCCGTGGTGCGCTGGACGGAGCGGCGGGCCGAAACCATGGTGCTCCGGCTGGCCGCGCTGGTGTGGATAGCCTCCTTCGGTGTGCTGGCCGTATCGGCGTTGCTCGCCCCACCGCTGGCCGTGTTCGTGGTGTTCTTCGGGGTGGTGGTGTTCACAGCCGCGGAACTGCTGTTCGCTCCCACCAGTGCGGCTTTCGTCGCCCGGCTGGCCCCGCCGACCCTGCGCGGGCGCTATCTCGGCACGCACCAGCTTTCCTGGGGAACGGCGACGGTCGTGGCCCCGCTGCTGTTCACCAGCCTGCTGTCACTCGGCCCGGTGTGGCCATGGCTCGCGCTGATCGCCATCTGCATGACCGGATGGCTACTGGTCGGCATGGCCCGCCGCCGGATGGAGGCCCGGCCCCGGCACGAGCGAACCTGA
- a CDS encoding TetR family transcriptional regulator: MPRGVAIPELRQQLFAAAEQVVVRDGPSRLSGRAVTGEAGVATGLLYAHFVDLDDFLAAYAVDRSFVISAEAAALPERSGTGSVVGNLCAAVLATPLVTVLALTRLLVSRPELAGRVRAVLGDETTGLDAIESAAATYLAEEQRLGRLTGSAEPSGLALALVGVLHHLLLTAATEADVRAGIRRTITSLVRDYTAATA, from the coding sequence GTGCCAAGAGGTGTCGCCATCCCGGAGCTCCGGCAGCAGTTGTTCGCCGCCGCCGAGCAGGTGGTCGTCCGCGACGGGCCGAGCAGGCTCAGCGGTCGGGCTGTCACCGGCGAGGCCGGAGTCGCGACCGGGCTGCTGTACGCACACTTCGTGGATCTCGACGACTTCCTTGCCGCCTACGCCGTCGACCGCTCCTTCGTGATCTCCGCCGAGGCGGCGGCGCTACCGGAGCGGTCCGGCACCGGTAGCGTCGTCGGAAACCTGTGCGCAGCCGTGCTCGCGACACCGCTGGTGACCGTCCTGGCGTTGACGAGGCTGCTCGTCTCCCGGCCGGAGCTGGCGGGACGCGTCCGTGCCGTACTCGGGGACGAGACGACCGGTCTGGACGCGATCGAGAGCGCCGCCGCCACGTACCTCGCCGAGGAGCAACGACTCGGTCGCCTCACCGGGTCCGCCGAGCCGTCGGGGTTGGCGCTGGCGCTTGTCGGCGTGCTCCACCACCTCCTGCTCACCGCCGCTACCGAGGCCGACGTCCGTGCGGGCATCCGGCGAACGATCACGTCACTGGTCAGGGACTACACCGCGGCTACGGCCTGA
- a CDS encoding PLP-dependent aminotransferase family protein, translating to MGPLRLGELHGSLTDPVLAAMEFLNEIANRYPEAVSFAPGRPYEEFFDVQDLHRYLRAFHQYLVGEAGMDPRQARRTLFQYGRTKGIIHELVARNLAADEGIQADPESIVVTVGCQEAMLLVLRALRAEPRDVLLAVSPVYVGLTGAARLVEMPVLPVRDGPAGIDLDDLVARVRQARAEGLRPRGLYVAPDFANPSGATLDVPLRRALLRVAAEEDLLLLEDNPYRLFGSTDDRLPTLKALDDDARVVYLGSYAKTGFPGARIGYVLADQPVDLGDSRTGPLADQLSRLKSMVTVNTSPVSQAMLGGLLLEHGYDLAKANLREIEVYRRNRRQVLDGLAARLPDAAELGVRWNSPSGGFFIVVTVPFPVDDPLLEFSAREHGVLWTPMHHFYGEGVPLPHLRLSVSLLTPERIERGLDRLAAFVSQRVHSGPG from the coding sequence ATGGGCCCGCTGCGCCTCGGCGAGCTGCACGGATCGCTGACCGACCCGGTGCTGGCCGCCATGGAGTTCCTGAACGAGATCGCCAACCGCTACCCGGAGGCGGTGTCGTTCGCCCCTGGCCGGCCCTACGAGGAGTTCTTCGACGTCCAGGACCTCCACCGTTACCTGCGGGCCTTCCACCAGTACCTGGTCGGCGAGGCGGGGATGGACCCGAGGCAGGCGCGCAGGACACTGTTCCAGTACGGCCGCACCAAGGGCATCATCCACGAGTTGGTCGCCCGCAACCTCGCCGCGGACGAGGGAATCCAGGCCGACCCGGAGTCCATTGTGGTCACCGTAGGCTGCCAGGAGGCGATGCTGCTCGTGCTGCGCGCCCTGCGGGCCGAGCCGAGGGACGTGCTGCTGGCCGTCTCCCCGGTCTACGTGGGCCTGACCGGCGCGGCGCGGCTGGTGGAGATGCCGGTGCTACCGGTGCGTGACGGGCCTGCCGGTATCGACCTGGACGACCTGGTGGCGCGGGTGCGGCAGGCGCGGGCCGAGGGGTTGCGCCCGCGCGGCCTCTACGTGGCGCCCGATTTCGCCAACCCGTCCGGGGCCACGCTGGATGTTCCGCTGCGGCGCGCACTGCTCCGGGTGGCCGCCGAGGAGGATCTGCTGCTACTGGAGGACAATCCCTATCGCCTGTTCGGGTCCACGGACGACCGGCTGCCCACGCTGAAGGCACTCGACGATGACGCGCGGGTGGTGTACCTGGGTTCCTACGCGAAAACCGGGTTCCCCGGCGCGCGGATCGGCTACGTGCTCGCCGACCAACCGGTCGACCTCGGCGACTCCCGGACCGGGCCACTGGCCGACCAGCTCTCCAGGCTGAAGAGCATGGTCACCGTGAACACCTCGCCGGTCAGCCAGGCCATGCTCGGCGGCCTCCTGCTGGAACACGGATACGACCTGGCGAAGGCGAACCTCCGCGAGATCGAGGTCTACCGCCGCAACCGCCGGCAGGTGCTCGACGGCCTCGCCGCCCGGCTGCCGGACGCGGCGGAGCTCGGGGTGCGCTGGAACTCACCCTCCGGCGGGTTCTTCATCGTCGTCACCGTCCCGTTCCCTGTGGACGATCCGCTGCTGGAATTTTCCGCTCGCGAGCACGGCGTGCTGTGGACCCCGATGCACCACTTCTACGGCGAAGGTGTGCCGCTGCCGCACCTGCGACTGTCGGTCAGCCTGCTCACCCCCGAGCGGATCGAGCGGGGCCTGGACCGGTTGGCCGCGTTCGTCTCCCAGCGAGTCCACTCCGGTCCCGGCTGA
- a CDS encoding MbtH family protein — protein MWGYLFVTGENEDTEYEVVVNDEEQYSIWPAASSVPEGRRTVGRRGPKQRCLSWIEENWTDMPAPPARDAACGGTGAGMTPLGSTRGRHGDHGARPRPEAPLSGRRGACPGGHAPGRAGCPVDTIADARGAAEERA, from the coding sequence GTGTGGGGGTATTTGTTCGTGACGGGTGAAAACGAGGACACCGAATACGAGGTCGTTGTCAACGACGAGGAGCAGTATTCGATCTGGCCTGCCGCCTCATCGGTCCCGGAAGGCCGGCGGACGGTGGGGCGGCGCGGGCCCAAGCAGCGCTGCCTGAGCTGGATCGAGGAGAACTGGACGGACATGCCCGCTCCGCCCGCGAGAGACGCTGCATGCGGCGGCACAGGAGCGGGCATGACACCCCTTGGGTCAACCCGCGGCCGTCACGGTGACCACGGAGCGCGCCCTCGGCCGGAGGCCCCGCTGTCGGGGCGGCGGGGCGCGTGTCCTGGTGGCCATGCGCCGGGTCGTGCCGGGTGCCCCGTCGACACGATCGCGGACGCGCGCGGGGCCGCGGAGGAGCGGGCATGA
- the hppD gene encoding 4-hydroxyphenylpyruvate dioxygenase produces MTAAAGSSVFEKDMSVDHVVFYVADAEDAAAELVEKYGLAVLARSSDGSPTRSVAVGRGDIYLVFTEAPGVDHPAARYVRAHGDGVADIALEVTDARAAFAEAVRRGARPVAEPTEAEGVVSAAITGFGDVVHSFVQRPPGGSGLPGFLPASEPVPADTGVRTLDHFAVCLEAGQLEPTVTFYRNVLDFRMIFEERIVVGAQSMDSKVVQSASGAVTLTLIEPDTTREPGQIDEFLKNHGGAGVQHIAFTTADIVSSIRGLRQRGVEFLTTPDAYYDLLGGRTELTRHPVADLREQHVLVDEDADGQLYQIFARSTHPSGTFFLEIIERAGARTFGSGNIEAVEVERARAGR; encoded by the coding sequence ATGACGGCAGCAGCAGGCAGCAGCGTGTTCGAGAAGGACATGAGCGTGGACCACGTCGTGTTCTATGTCGCCGATGCCGAGGACGCCGCGGCGGAACTCGTCGAGAAGTACGGGCTGGCGGTGCTCGCGCGTTCGTCCGATGGCTCCCCGACCCGCTCGGTGGCGGTGGGTCGCGGCGACATCTACCTGGTGTTCACCGAGGCGCCGGGCGTCGATCACCCGGCCGCCCGCTATGTCCGGGCGCACGGTGACGGGGTGGCCGATATCGCGTTGGAGGTCACCGACGCGCGGGCGGCCTTCGCCGAGGCGGTGCGCAGGGGAGCGCGGCCGGTGGCCGAGCCCACCGAGGCCGAAGGGGTGGTTTCCGCCGCCATCACCGGATTCGGCGATGTGGTGCACAGCTTCGTCCAGCGCCCGCCCGGCGGTTCCGGCCTGCCCGGCTTCCTTCCCGCGAGCGAACCGGTACCGGCGGACACCGGTGTTCGCACGCTGGACCACTTCGCCGTCTGCCTCGAGGCCGGCCAGCTCGAGCCGACCGTGACGTTCTACCGGAACGTGCTGGACTTCCGGATGATCTTCGAAGAGAGGATCGTCGTCGGGGCGCAGTCCATGGACTCCAAGGTCGTGCAGAGCGCGTCCGGCGCGGTGACGCTCACCCTGATCGAACCGGACACGACCCGCGAGCCAGGGCAGATCGACGAGTTCCTGAAGAACCACGGCGGCGCCGGGGTGCAGCACATCGCCTTCACCACCGCCGACATCGTCTCCTCGATCCGCGGGCTGCGGCAGCGCGGGGTGGAGTTCCTCACCACCCCGGATGCCTACTACGACCTGCTCGGTGGGCGTACCGAGCTGACCAGGCACCCCGTGGCCGACCTGCGTGAGCAGCACGTCCTGGTCGATGAGGACGCCGATGGCCAGCTCTACCAGATCTTCGCCAGGTCCACCCACCCCAGCGGTACCTTCTTCCTCGAGATCATCGAACGCGCGGGCGCGCGTACCTTCGGCAGCGGCAACATCGAGGCGGTCGAGGTCGAGCGGGCCAGGGCCGGCCGCTGA
- a CDS encoding CYTH domain-containing protein, producing the protein MRRYVYDIAPGDDSKWIRLRDTDGESTLTVKEIVSDAIDGTQEIEVGVDDFAAAGALLGMLGFDPKSYQETKRTSFILDGAQVEIDIWPRIPPYLEIEAGSTDEVVRVAALLGYTEADLTGENTVKIYARYGIDLDTITELTF; encoded by the coding sequence ATGCGCCGCTACGTCTACGACATCGCCCCCGGGGACGATTCGAAATGGATCAGGCTCCGCGACACCGACGGCGAGAGCACACTAACCGTCAAGGAGATCGTCAGCGACGCCATCGACGGCACTCAGGAGATCGAGGTCGGCGTCGATGACTTCGCCGCCGCAGGCGCCCTGCTCGGGATGCTGGGCTTCGACCCGAAATCCTACCAAGAGACCAAACGCACCAGCTTCATCCTCGACGGTGCCCAGGTGGAGATCGACATCTGGCCACGGATCCCGCCGTACCTGGAGATCGAGGCTGGTTCCACGGACGAGGTGGTACGCGTGGCCGCCCTGCTCGGCTACACCGAAGCCGACCTCACCGGTGAGAACACTGTCAAGATCTACGCCCGCTACGGCATCGACCTCGACACGATCACCGAACTGACGTTCTGA
- a CDS encoding FAD-dependent oxidoreductase, with the protein MTGGTASRGTRTRRAVVAGAGIAGLAAALRLRQAGWEVLVVERAPARRSSGYLVNLLGHGYDAAERLGVLPALAPLDIGSFTSTLVRSDGRPKVTVPDELARAALGDRAVTVFRGDLESALYEAVCDSVTIRFGTTVRAVTQDHEVVQVALSDGRSEDADLLVGADGLHSGVRRIVFGSESDFRVDLRHLVGAFPLDRAPRDVPEGTGATFIGPGRTAAVINPGPGRSAAFFTYRDADPAAELARGPVRALTTAFGDLGGGVPGALDQLEADPTGAYFDSASQVMLDTWSHGRVVLLGDAAWCVTLFAGYGAALALTGADRLGTALAEHGSDVPAALARWEVLLRPEVRKRQALARKGTSRFAPPSRAHVWAHDLMIRAIRLPGIRGLFRRSVQRAKT; encoded by the coding sequence ATGACGGGTGGCACCGCGAGCAGGGGTACGCGAACACGACGAGCGGTCGTCGCGGGGGCTGGCATCGCCGGTCTGGCAGCCGCACTGCGGCTGCGTCAGGCGGGATGGGAGGTGCTCGTGGTCGAGCGTGCCCCGGCTCGCCGCAGTAGCGGGTACCTGGTGAACCTGCTCGGGCACGGGTACGACGCCGCGGAGCGGCTGGGGGTGCTGCCCGCGCTGGCTCCGCTGGATATCGGGTCGTTCACCTCGACCCTCGTCAGGTCCGACGGCCGACCGAAGGTCACGGTCCCGGACGAGCTCGCGCGAGCCGCACTCGGCGACCGGGCGGTCACGGTGTTCCGCGGTGACCTCGAGTCCGCGCTGTACGAGGCGGTGTGTGACTCCGTCACGATCCGCTTCGGCACCACCGTACGGGCCGTCACCCAGGACCACGAGGTCGTTCAGGTCGCACTGAGCGACGGAAGGTCCGAGGACGCCGACCTCCTCGTCGGCGCCGACGGGCTGCACTCCGGAGTCCGTCGGATCGTGTTCGGCTCCGAGAGCGACTTCCGGGTGGACCTGCGGCACCTGGTCGGGGCGTTCCCGCTCGACCGGGCACCGCGGGACGTGCCGGAGGGGACCGGCGCCACGTTCATCGGCCCAGGACGCACGGCCGCGGTCATCAACCCGGGGCCAGGGCGGTCCGCGGCGTTCTTCACCTACCGCGACGCCGATCCGGCGGCCGAACTGGCGCGCGGACCGGTGCGCGCCCTCACCACGGCCTTCGGGGATCTGGGCGGGGGCGTGCCCGGCGCGCTCGACCAACTCGAGGCCGACCCGACCGGTGCCTACTTCGATTCCGCCAGTCAGGTCATGCTGGACACGTGGAGCCACGGCCGAGTCGTGCTGCTCGGCGACGCGGCGTGGTGCGTCACGCTGTTCGCGGGCTATGGCGCGGCCCTCGCGCTCACCGGCGCCGACCGGCTCGGCACCGCGTTGGCGGAACACGGCAGCGACGTCCCCGCGGCGCTGGCCCGCTGGGAAGTGCTCCTGCGTCCCGAAGTGCGCAAACGGCAGGCGCTCGCCCGCAAGGGGACGAGCCGGTTCGCACCACCCAGCAGGGCGCACGTCTGGGCGCACGACCTGATGATCCGGGCCATCCGGCTACCGGGAATCCGCGGCCTGTTCCGGCGCTCCGTCCAGCGCGCGAAAACCTGA
- a CDS encoding radical SAM protein, with product MFQIAASQVCGGKVGLHEAPPAHSPRLVTVQRLLDQASTLLELARVAQAPTKIGGEFFGTTPGELAEIQHGRYGTPTLAERKIAALKRSIAACEDHGVKASANIVVPDHSHAPRVHRLLDEYSPHLSVRLLNSLEHGTTSIEAIERILAKRGAVATTHYITAGVSGARVAYHLPDGRRVSFKQIRRVRLPETCTGCRFNNETDCHEGFYGVRLYYDRTGRYHVGVCIQRMDLSLSLDEFLTSSLRSEILDLRDSEYHRLNARRAG from the coding sequence TTGTTCCAGATCGCCGCTAGCCAGGTGTGCGGTGGCAAGGTCGGTCTGCACGAAGCACCGCCTGCGCACTCGCCACGGCTCGTAACCGTCCAACGCCTGCTTGATCAGGCGAGTACCCTGCTCGAGCTCGCCCGCGTCGCGCAGGCACCGACCAAGATCGGCGGCGAGTTCTTCGGCACCACCCCCGGTGAACTCGCTGAGATCCAGCACGGCCGTTACGGCACCCCGACACTCGCCGAACGTAAGATCGCCGCGCTCAAGCGCTCGATCGCCGCCTGCGAAGACCACGGGGTCAAGGCCAGCGCCAATATCGTCGTGCCCGACCACAGTCATGCCCCACGTGTGCACCGGCTGCTGGACGAGTACTCCCCGCACCTGTCGGTGCGGCTGCTCAACTCGCTAGAACATGGAACCACCTCGATCGAAGCCATCGAACGCATCCTCGCCAAGCGCGGCGCGGTCGCCACGACGCACTACATCACCGCAGGCGTCTCCGGCGCCCGTGTCGCCTACCACCTGCCCGACGGGCGACGCGTGTCCTTCAAGCAGATCCGACGGGTACGGCTGCCCGAGACCTGCACCGGGTGCCGGTTCAACAACGAAACCGACTGCCATGAAGGCTTTTACGGAGTCCGGCTTTACTACGACCGCACCGGGCGGTATCACGTCGGTGTCTGCATCCAGCGCATGGACCTGAGCCTGTCTCTCGATGAGTTCCTGACCAGCTCACTCCGCAGCGAGATCCTGGATCTGCGGGATTCTGAGTACCACCGGCTCAACGCTCGGCGAGCCGGGTAA
- a CDS encoding pyridoxal-phosphate dependent enzyme, translating into MTEPAGHRPRVPLATTPTWLQPLAGLSHRPVYLKRDDENSPAFGGCKTRALEFTLGAATAAEATAILTAGTVGSNHVAATAVHAARLGLRVTALVLPQEPGRLVARNLRLALAAGAYLEPVPTGVSVHPSRERHRTALAELRGRGERPHVIPFGGADPVAGHAHALAGRELAEQARALALPTPLRVYLPAASTLTAAGIAAGLALAGLPFQVIAVDVVGDPSVTGPGLLERARAVAASLGGGDQAVRAGEVRHVDGCAGAPYGVPGPQGTRAARLLRESADVEVDECYGAKAFARFLADADGKENERGGTYLFWHTGNTREVESGESGRVRPELARYLH; encoded by the coding sequence ATGACCGAACCCGCCGGTCACCGGCCGCGCGTCCCGCTGGCCACCACGCCCACCTGGCTCCAGCCGCTCGCCGGCCTGTCGCACCGGCCGGTGTACCTCAAGCGTGATGACGAGAACTCGCCGGCCTTCGGCGGCTGCAAGACCAGGGCGCTGGAGTTCACCCTGGGGGCGGCCACGGCCGCGGAGGCCACCGCGATCCTCACCGCGGGCACCGTCGGTTCCAACCACGTCGCGGCCACCGCCGTACACGCGGCCCGGCTGGGGTTGCGGGTCACCGCGTTGGTGTTGCCCCAGGAGCCGGGGCGGCTGGTCGCGCGCAACCTGCGGCTGGCACTGGCCGCGGGCGCGTACCTGGAGCCGGTGCCCACCGGGGTCTCGGTGCACCCGTCCCGGGAACGTCACCGCACCGCGCTGGCGGAGCTGCGCGGGCGGGGCGAACGGCCACACGTCATCCCGTTCGGCGGCGCGGACCCGGTGGCCGGGCACGCGCACGCGCTGGCCGGCAGGGAACTCGCCGAGCAGGCCCGCGCGCTGGCCCTGCCCACCCCGCTACGGGTGTACCTGCCTGCCGCGTCCACCCTCACCGCCGCCGGCATCGCCGCCGGGCTGGCACTCGCCGGCCTGCCGTTCCAGGTGATCGCCGTCGACGTGGTGGGGGACCCCTCGGTCACCGGACCCGGCCTACTCGAGCGCGCCCGCGCGGTGGCGGCCTCGCTCGGTGGTGGCGATCAGGCGGTGCGAGCGGGGGAGGTCCGGCACGTCGACGGGTGCGCAGGCGCGCCCTACGGCGTGCCCGGCCCGCAGGGGACACGGGCGGCTCGCCTGCTGCGCGAGTCGGCGGACGTGGAGGTGGACGAGTGCTACGGGGCCAAGGCATTCGCCCGCTTCCTCGCCGACGCCGACGGCAAGGAGAACGAGCGCGGCGGCACCTACCTGTTCTGGCACACCGGTAACACCCGGGAGGTGGAATCGGGCGAGTCGGGACGGGTCCGCCCGGAGCTCGCCCGTTATCTTCACTGA